Proteins encoded by one window of Astatotilapia calliptera chromosome 13, fAstCal1.2, whole genome shotgun sequence:
- the LOC113034807 gene encoding N-acetyllactosaminide beta-1,3-N-acetylglucosaminyltransferase 3-like, with translation MIRAGHIEIVMLLGSLLSIVFFLQYYSDTEMFRSPKLVKMYNNSYKYSFPKCEQNMAAARISGFDGFPDILKDFLYYRHCRYFPMILDLPDKCGGIEEPEDIFLLLVIKSSPMHYERREVLRKTWAQERSYKGLRIRRIFILGTMGNDFEKERLNKLLKTEHQEHNDILQWDFQDTFFNLTLKQVLFLKWMKRNCQQVNFLLNGDDDVFANTDNIVDYLHGRRENNGSQHLFTGFLIKNGFPVRWDRSKYFVPSQVYEKNVYPNYCGGGGFLLSSFTALMIHSYSNAIPLFPIDDVYMGMCLEKAKLAPAPHIGIKTFGWYIPSKKIDQYDPCYFKDYLLVHQFFPNNMYLMWHQINDPNLKCGVTNSTRTIQT, from the coding sequence GGCCGGCCACATCGAAATTGTTATGCTCTTAGGATCACTTCtctctattgttttttttcttcaatattaTAGCGACACTGAAATGTTCCGCTCACCAAAACTTGTAAAAATGTATAACAATTCCTATAAATACTCATTcccaaaatgtgaacaaaacATGGCTGCTGCCAGAATCTCAGGCTTCGATGGTTTCCCTGATATACTTAAAGACTTTCTTTACTATCGTCACTGTCGCTATTTTCCCATGATTCTGGACCTTCCTGACAAATGCGGAGGCATCGAAGAACCTGAAGACATCTTCCTTCTGCTTGTAATTAAAAGCTCCCCCATGCATTATGAACGACGTGAAGTGCTGCGAAAAACCTGGGCTCAAGAGAGGTCATACAAAGGTTTGCGGATTCGAAGGATTTTCATCCTTGGAACAATGGGTAATGACTTTGAGAAAGAGCGATTGAACAAACTCCTCAAAACAGAGCACCAGGAACACAATGACATCCTCCAATGGGACTTTCAAGATACATTTTTTAATCTCACTTTAAAGCAGGTTCTATTCCTCAAATGGATGAAAAGGAACTGTCAACAAGTTAATTTTTTGCTAAATGGTGATGATGACGTTTTTGCCAATACGGACAATATTGTGGACTACCTCCATGGTCGCCGTGAAAATAATGGAAGCCAGCATCTGTTTACTGGTTTTCTGATAAAGAATGGATTTCCTGTAAGATGGGACAGGAGCAAGTATTTTGTTCCATCTCAAgtatatgaaaaaaatgtttacccCAACTATTGTGGTGGTGGGGGCTTTCTTTTGTCCAGCTTTACAGCTTTAATGATACATAGCTATTCCAATGCCATTCCACTTTTTCCTATTGATGACGTTTACATGGGAATGTGCCTGGAAAAAGCAAAACTGGCACCAGCACCTCATATCGGTATAAAGACATTCGGATGGTACATTCCCTCCAAAAAAATAGATCAATATGATCCTTGCTATTTTAAAGATTACCTCTTGGTACACCAATTCTTTCCTAATAATATGTACCTTATGTGGCATCAAATAAATGACCCTAATCTGAAATGTGGTGTCACAAATTCGACTAGGACGATCCAAACTTAA